Proteins found in one Clostridium kluyveri DSM 555 genomic segment:
- a CDS encoding Ger(x)C family spore germination protein: MKYTVKYKLILFNIFIFMFSIFLYGCSSDKIELNEVSVVMGMGIDKISGDRPFLLTLEIINPKSGKGDNNASGKENKSIVKVSTGTSIFDAIQNFSKNNSTALDFSHAKIIIFSRNLCESEVSDILDYLNRNRQIRSTNWIVVANKTAREILESRIPGEDITSRGVTNMMNHFKKDPSILPVTLNSFIIESKKESRTSFAPVIELEKSKDNINGKVIIEKTAVFKNSRLIGILTNEESKNLLWLIDYSKGHMAVSLVKSVKNNETITADIFKKSNRITPHITEDGTNIEIQCTGDAFIREIQNITVTPEILNKLEHDIETVLTNQLDELIDKSQKHFNADFVGFSTKIYNNHPQEWINMKKNWDKTFPNINYTITFKIKITNIGIIKDSVVSNN; this comes from the coding sequence ATGAAATATACTGTAAAGTATAAATTAATATTGTTTAATATTTTCATTTTTATGTTTTCTATTTTCCTTTACGGCTGCAGCAGCGATAAAATTGAACTAAATGAAGTTTCTGTTGTAATGGGTATGGGTATTGATAAAATCTCCGGTGATAGGCCATTTCTTTTAACATTAGAAATTATTAATCCTAAATCTGGTAAAGGTGACAATAATGCCTCTGGCAAAGAAAATAAATCTATTGTAAAAGTAAGCACAGGGACTTCTATTTTTGATGCAATACAAAACTTCTCAAAAAATAATTCTACAGCTCTGGATTTTTCACATGCTAAAATAATCATTTTTTCAAGAAATTTATGCGAATCAGAAGTTTCTGATATACTGGATTACTTAAACAGAAATCGTCAAATTCGTAGTACTAATTGGATAGTCGTTGCAAATAAAACAGCTCGAGAAATTTTAGAGAGTAGGATACCTGGGGAAGATATTACTTCAAGGGGTGTAACCAATATGATGAATCATTTCAAAAAGGATCCCTCTATTTTGCCTGTCACTCTAAACAGCTTTATTATAGAATCGAAAAAGGAATCAAGAACAAGCTTTGCCCCTGTAATTGAACTTGAAAAGTCAAAAGATAATATTAATGGAAAAGTTATAATTGAAAAAACAGCTGTTTTTAAAAATAGTCGTTTAATTGGAATATTAACAAATGAAGAATCTAAAAATTTATTGTGGTTAATTGATTATTCAAAGGGACATATGGCTGTATCTCTCGTTAAATCAGTAAAAAATAATGAGACCATAACTGCAGATATCTTTAAAAAATCTAATAGAATAACCCCTCATATAACTGAAGATGGAACTAATATAGAAATTCAATGTACAGGAGATGCTTTTATTAGAGAAATACAAAATATTACTGTAACTCCTGAAATATTAAATAAATTGGAACATGATATTGAAACAGTACTGACAAATCAATTAGATGAATTGATAGATAAATCACAGAAACATTTCAATGCAGATTTTGTTGGTTTTTCAACAAAAATATATAATAATCATCCTCAAGAGTGGATTAACATGAAAAAAAATTGGGATAAAACATTTCCAAACATAAATTATACAATTACTTTTAAAATTAAGATAACCAATATAGGTATAATTAAAGATTCTGTTGTATCAAATAACTAA
- a CDS encoding spore germination protein: protein MKKFFNSSNISTSACIYTQKLPNSEESLPLSKSIADNLNILHSLFSNCTDIVCREFVIDAIKRSSALVFINGLADVKLINENILTSIMNIKEIPSEDLALNHIIEITKKHFFKIANTSEISTIGEVVYALLNGNTIFLLDGDIKALKMTTPGWKEKNVSETNVEKVLRGSNEGFTENICTNISQLRRRIKSYQLKIEEFIVGRQTQTKINITYLQGIVDDSIVKEVRKRIQKIDVDSILESGYIEELIEDTSYTLFPQIQHSERPDRVAAGILEGRVAILIDDTPCALILPATMIQFLQASEDYYERYPTALFIRLIRLIFFGISLLLPGCFVAIISYHKEMIPTPLLIGILGAARGVPFPILIEALIMEITFEAFREAGIRLPAPSNQTVGMVGAIVIGEAAVRAGIVSPITVIIIAITAIASFSIPSYDMGYAIRILRFCMIFLGGFLGLYGIMLGVILILIHLSSLRSFGVNYLSPISPLNLKEFKDIIIRFPWWHMSHRPHYASDSQRQKPYLKPEPPGKNKEDEKRQ from the coding sequence GTGAAGAAATTTTTTAACTCTAGCAATATTTCAACTTCAGCCTGTATTTACACGCAAAAATTACCTAATAGTGAAGAATCTTTACCTCTAAGCAAATCTATTGCAGACAACTTAAATATTTTACACAGCTTATTTTCCAATTGCACTGATATAGTTTGTCGTGAATTTGTTATAGATGCAATTAAACGTTCCTCTGCACTTGTTTTCATAAATGGCCTAGCAGATGTTAAATTAATTAATGAAAATATACTTACATCAATTATGAATATTAAAGAAATACCATCAGAGGATCTAGCATTAAATCATATTATAGAAATAACCAAGAAACATTTTTTTAAGATTGCTAACACAAGTGAAATATCAACTATTGGAGAAGTAGTATATGCCTTATTAAATGGAAATACTATATTTTTATTAGATGGAGATATTAAAGCTTTAAAGATGACAACACCAGGTTGGAAAGAAAAAAATGTATCAGAAACAAACGTTGAAAAGGTACTTAGAGGATCAAACGAAGGATTCACGGAAAATATTTGCACAAACATCTCTCAGCTTAGAAGAAGAATTAAATCCTATCAATTAAAAATTGAAGAATTCATAGTAGGTAGACAGACTCAAACAAAAATAAATATTACTTATTTGCAGGGAATAGTAGACGACAGTATTGTTAAAGAAGTAAGAAAAAGAATTCAAAAAATAGACGTAGACTCCATTTTAGAAAGTGGATATATAGAAGAATTAATAGAAGATACCTCATATACATTATTTCCACAAATTCAACATAGTGAAAGACCAGATAGGGTAGCAGCTGGCATTTTAGAAGGTAGAGTAGCCATTTTAATAGATGATACACCTTGTGCTTTGATACTTCCTGCCACCATGATTCAATTTTTGCAGGCTAGTGAAGATTATTATGAAAGATATCCAACTGCCTTATTTATCCGATTAATACGACTGATTTTTTTTGGAATTTCACTTTTACTGCCTGGATGCTTTGTGGCAATTATTTCATATCATAAAGAAATGATTCCCACTCCACTACTTATTGGTATTCTTGGAGCTGCACGTGGAGTTCCTTTTCCCATTCTTATTGAAGCACTAATAATGGAAATCACCTTTGAAGCATTTAGAGAAGCAGGAATTCGTCTTCCCGCGCCCTCTAATCAAACTGTAGGTATGGTTGGTGCAATTGTTATTGGCGAGGCAGCTGTCAGAGCCGGTATTGTCTCACCTATTACAGTTATTATTATAGCTATTACAGCAATAGCTTCTTTTAGTATACCATCTTATGATATGGGTTATGCTATTCGTATTTTACGTTTTTGCATGATTTTTCTAGGAGGGTTTTTAGGTTTATATGGGATTATGCTTGGTGTTATTCTAATTTTGATTCATCTGTCATCACTAAGATCCTTTGGTGTAAATTATCTTTCTCCTATTTCACCTCTAAATTTAAAAGAATTTAAAGATATTATAATAAGATTTCCATGGTGGCATATGAGTCATAGGCCCCATTATGCCAGTGACTCACAGCGGCAGAAACCTTATTTAAAACCTGAGCCACCTGGTAAAAATAAAGAAGATGAGAAGAGGCAATAG
- a CDS encoding MarR family winged helix-turn-helix transcriptional regulator: protein MSKINLNDLYRALHRLNRQMHRVSHKEGHRKGRLYHGQANLLLLISQNDGASQRELAEQMDIRPSSMTEMLTKLEQNGLIVKKRDNKDQRVMHIYLTEEGKKASEKITESKDTLAESLFTGLTEDEQEQLLILTQKLCASLEMIENSYGEEMYHGHHGFGHHGGHCHDFWKENGMHHRRGYHHKYYSEYE, encoded by the coding sequence ATGTCAAAAATAAATTTAAATGATTTGTATCGTGCTTTACATCGCTTGAACAGGCAGATGCATCGTGTATCCCATAAAGAAGGTCATAGAAAGGGGAGGCTTTATCACGGACAGGCGAACTTGTTATTGTTAATTTCCCAAAATGATGGTGCCAGTCAGAGAGAATTGGCAGAACAGATGGATATACGTCCATCTTCCATGACTGAAATGTTGACCAAGTTAGAGCAGAATGGCTTGATTGTGAAGAAACGGGATAACAAAGACCAGCGGGTAATGCACATTTATTTAACTGAAGAAGGTAAAAAAGCATCTGAGAAAATTACTGAAAGTAAAGATACACTTGCAGAATCTTTGTTTACAGGTTTAACAGAGGATGAACAAGAACAATTACTTATTCTTACTCAAAAATTGTGTGCAAGTTTAGAAATGATTGAGAATTCTTATGGAGAAGAAATGTACCATGGCCATCATGGGTTCGGTCATCATGGTGGGCATTGTCATGATTTCTGGAAAGAAAATGGTATGCATCATAGGCGTGGATATCATCATAAATATTATTCTGAGTATGAGTAA
- a CDS encoding Fur family transcriptional regulator, producing the protein MEDFEMLLKEKGYRFTEQRQIILNVMLESMGEHLSIKEIWEIARKKDSTLGISTVYRTLKIMAEIGIVTDFDKKDEINKYELNTDEKNFIHPHLICMRCGKIIGIQENLLIGNPKVKIYNKYNFKIEDIRVKCYGFCEKCAEESVKNVK; encoded by the coding sequence ATGGAAGATTTTGAGATGTTGCTTAAAGAAAAAGGATATAGATTCACTGAGCAGCGTCAAATTATATTGAATGTGATGCTGGAAAGTATGGGGGAACACCTAAGCATAAAGGAGATATGGGAGATAGCTAGGAAAAAAGACAGTACATTAGGAATCTCTACTGTCTATCGAACTTTAAAAATTATGGCTGAGATAGGGATTGTTACGGACTTTGATAAAAAGGATGAGATTAACAAATATGAACTTAATACAGATGAAAAAAACTTTATACATCCTCATCTGATTTGTATGCGTTGTGGAAAGATTATTGGAATTCAAGAAAATTTGCTTATAGGCAACCCAAAAGTAAAAATTTACAACAAGTATAACTTTAAAATAGAAGATATTCGAGTTAAATGTTATGGATTTTGTGAGAAATGTGCTGAAGAATCGGTTAAAAATGTAAAATAA
- a CDS encoding nitroreductase family protein, producing the protein MKFTDLAKSRYSLRKFSEKPVEKEKLDFVLKASLLAPTACNNQPQRILVMENEEALEKIRKCTPYHFNAPVVLLICYDNSESWKRSFDSKDSGDIDASIVTTHLILQASELGLGTTWVGHFDPAIIKKEFSLPDHIVPVALLPLGYPAADASPNPLHYKRESLEKIVFYNNF; encoded by the coding sequence ATGAAATTTACTGACCTTGCAAAAAGCAGATATTCCCTTCGCAAATTTAGCGAAAAACCGGTGGAAAAAGAAAAACTTGACTTTGTGCTGAAGGCCAGCCTGCTTGCTCCTACTGCTTGTAACAATCAACCACAGCGTATTCTTGTGATGGAAAATGAAGAAGCCTTGGAGAAAATAAGAAAATGCACGCCCTATCATTTTAATGCGCCGGTAGTATTACTCATCTGCTATGACAATTCAGAAAGCTGGAAACGCAGTTTTGACAGTAAAGATAGTGGAGATATAGACGCCAGTATTGTAACTACACACTTAATACTGCAAGCTTCGGAACTTGGACTGGGTACTACCTGGGTAGGACATTTTGACCCCGCTATTATCAAAAAAGAATTTTCTTTGCCAGATCATATTGTGCCAGTTGCCTTGCTGCCTTTAGGATACCCTGCAGCAGATGCCTCACCAAATCCACTGCATTATAAAAGAGAGTCATTGGAGAAAATAGTATTCTATAATAACTTTTAG
- the msrA gene encoding peptide-methionine (S)-S-oxide reductase MsrA, producing the protein MKKIVLAGGCFWGIQAYFDNKKGILSTKVGYANGNGENPSYEEVCNEDTGFAEACLLEYNAGVITLEELLELYWRIIDPTIVNRQGNDMGNQYRTGIYYIDEEDVEIIEKSREKQQKNYNKKIVTEILPLKNFYDAEEYHQKYLEKNPGGYCHIPGELME; encoded by the coding sequence ATGAAAAAAATTGTACTTGCAGGAGGATGTTTTTGGGGAATTCAAGCTTATTTTGACAATAAAAAGGGCATTTTAAGTACAAAGGTAGGATATGCAAATGGAAATGGGGAAAATCCTAGCTATGAAGAAGTATGTAATGAAGATACAGGCTTTGCAGAAGCTTGTCTTTTAGAATATAATGCTGGAGTTATAACTCTTGAAGAATTATTGGAGCTTTACTGGAGAATAATAGATCCAACCATTGTGAATAGACAGGGAAATGATATGGGAAATCAATACAGAACGGGAATTTATTACATAGATGAAGAAGACGTAGAGATAATAGAAAAATCTAGAGAAAAGCAGCAGAAGAACTATAATAAAAAAATTGTGACGGAAATTTTACCACTTAAAAATTTTTATGATGCAGAGGAATATCATCAAAAATATCTGGAGAAGAACCCCGGTGGCTATTGCCACATACCAGGAGAGTTAATGGAATGA
- a CDS encoding NADH:flavin oxidoreductase — MNYLNKPLDTGKLLLKNRLIMPPMATAKSGIDGRISKDILDYYDEKSRGGYISLIIIEHSFVSQQGKASNNQVSIAQESMVEDLKKLAEIIHKNGCKTIMQINHAGSAANVEVTGMEIVGPSAVPNPFGTGMPPKELQKNEIKTIVNEFKEAALRVKNAGFDGVEIHSAHGYLLNQFLSPITNKRQDEYGGDITGRIKIHRDIVKNVREAVGESFPIFMRLGASDYMDGGLTIEDSKLAAQQLEKTGVDVLDISGGLCRYTIPGVNEEGYFTPLSKAIKEVVSIPVIVTGGIIHAKTADEILSRGEADLIGVGRAIYKDSDWARNAMK; from the coding sequence ATGAATTATTTAAATAAACCGTTAGATACAGGTAAATTATTACTAAAAAATAGATTGATTATGCCCCCTATGGCAACAGCAAAATCTGGGATAGACGGAAGGATAAGCAAAGATATTTTGGATTATTATGATGAAAAATCAAGAGGGGGATATATTTCTCTTATTATCATTGAACACAGTTTTGTATCACAGCAGGGGAAAGCTAGTAACAATCAGGTGTCCATTGCACAGGAAAGCATGGTGGAGGATCTAAAAAAACTAGCAGAAATTATTCATAAAAATGGATGTAAAACAATAATGCAGATAAATCATGCTGGAAGTGCAGCAAATGTGGAAGTCACAGGTATGGAAATTGTGGGGCCTTCAGCTGTTCCTAATCCCTTTGGAACCGGAATGCCTCCAAAAGAACTTCAAAAAAATGAAATTAAAACAATTGTAAATGAATTTAAAGAGGCAGCACTAAGGGTAAAAAATGCTGGTTTTGATGGTGTGGAGATCCACTCTGCCCATGGCTATCTTTTAAATCAGTTTTTATCTCCTATTACTAATAAAAGACAAGATGAATATGGAGGAGATATAACAGGAAGAATTAAGATTCATAGGGATATTGTAAAGAATGTACGTGAAGCTGTAGGTGAATCTTTCCCAATATTTATGAGACTGGGTGCATCTGATTATATGGATGGAGGTTTAACTATAGAAGACAGCAAGTTAGCTGCACAGCAGCTTGAAAAAACTGGAGTGGATGTTTTGGATATTTCAGGAGGGCTTTGCAGATATACTATTCCCGGGGTAAATGAAGAAGGGTATTTTACACCTCTTTCAAAGGCAATTAAAGAAGTTGTATCAATACCTGTAATTGTAACAGGTGGAATTATCCATGCAAAGACAGCAGATGAGATTTTAAGTAGGGGAGAAGCTGATTTAATAGGAGTGGGAAGAGCTATATACAAGGATTCAGATTGGGCTAGAAATGCTATGAAATAA
- a CDS encoding serine hydrolase, translating to MFKKSLMCIFLSILLAFSSSNIIEITAHAESASISNEFTINVDGTNIPSKYVQPYQNLNSVVMLSLNVLCQKLDTDAKLEVKNDSALMNTSNYKVKIENNNKKISANGKNITLTTAPVIKTNIVFVPLEFFSEVFGKTINWDNSTKSIEIYTSSKNIEYSFKNVLNLKNYLTISQKLDNYLSALETTDNFHGSVLVAQNGSIILNKGYGKSDFEQNIKNTQDTIFPIGSMTKQFTAMAIMQLVEKGLINIDDVISKYIPDFPNGNIITIQELLTHSSGIVNCTNLPEFWSMSIDSFNDINNVINLFKNKPLEFQPGSKFSYSNSGYILLGYIVEKVSGINYIDYLEKNIFHPLNMKNTRVGYNGMKKMYTSTGYSGYLDVFPVSDMMTINGTYGAGNLCSTTGDLYKWDRALYTDKLIKQSTLKDIFSNHIQITSSGIYYGYGWMLSKENYGKKIYHGGNTLGFTSNIARYPNRNLTIIILTNVGYYNINSLNDTLADISLGKNYEMPKKKSVIKVDDALLDKYIGNYKIEDNLGSISITHDNGHLYCEQNNSGQKYELFAQSQNKFFLRVSDVQINFNINDKNQVTGIFLYESGQKINAEKINRQF from the coding sequence ATGTTTAAGAAATCATTGATGTGTATTTTTCTCTCAATCCTTTTAGCATTTTCAAGTAGCAATATAATAGAGATAACAGCACATGCTGAGTCAGCATCCATTTCAAATGAATTTACCATAAACGTAGACGGCACCAATATTCCATCAAAATATGTACAACCCTATCAAAATTTAAATTCAGTAGTTATGCTTTCCCTTAATGTATTATGTCAAAAACTAGATACAGATGCAAAGCTTGAAGTAAAAAATGACAGTGCTCTAATGAATACCTCCAATTATAAGGTAAAAATCGAAAACAATAACAAAAAAATATCTGCAAATGGGAAAAATATTACTTTAACCACAGCACCTGTTATTAAAACGAATATTGTTTTTGTACCTCTTGAATTTTTCAGTGAAGTATTTGGTAAGACAATAAATTGGGACAACAGTACAAAATCCATTGAAATATATACTTCTTCAAAAAATATAGAATATTCTTTTAAAAATGTGTTAAATCTGAAGAATTATTTAACCATTTCACAAAAATTGGATAATTATTTAAGTGCACTGGAAACTACAGATAACTTTCACGGCAGTGTACTTGTGGCACAAAATGGAAGTATAATTCTTAATAAGGGATATGGGAAATCTGACTTTGAACAAAATATTAAAAACACTCAAGACACCATATTTCCCATAGGCTCCATGACCAAACAATTTACAGCCATGGCAATAATGCAGCTGGTTGAAAAAGGCCTTATAAATATAGATGATGTTATATCCAAATACATACCAGATTTTCCAAATGGTAATATTATAACAATACAAGAGCTTCTGACCCACAGTTCAGGAATTGTAAACTGTACAAATCTACCCGAGTTCTGGTCCATGAGTATTGATTCCTTTAATGATATAAATAATGTAATAAATTTATTTAAAAATAAGCCTCTGGAATTTCAGCCTGGAAGTAAATTTAGCTACAGCAATTCAGGGTATATATTACTTGGGTATATAGTGGAAAAAGTAAGTGGAATAAATTATATAGATTATCTTGAAAAAAATATATTTCACCCTCTTAACATGAAAAATACAAGGGTAGGTTATAATGGAATGAAAAAGATGTATACCTCTACGGGATATAGTGGTTACCTGGATGTCTTTCCTGTAAGCGACATGATGACAATTAACGGTACCTATGGTGCAGGCAACCTATGCTCCACTACAGGAGATTTGTATAAATGGGATAGAGCCCTTTATACAGATAAGCTGATAAAACAATCCACTTTAAAAGATATTTTTTCAAATCACATACAGATAACATCATCTGGAATATACTATGGCTATGGTTGGATGTTATCAAAAGAAAATTACGGAAAAAAAATATATCACGGCGGGAATACACTTGGCTTTACAAGCAATATAGCAAGATATCCAAATAGAAATTTAACTATAATTATCCTCACTAATGTGGGATATTACAATATAAATTCTCTTAATGATACTCTGGCAGATATATCCCTTGGAAAAAACTACGAGATGCCCAAGAAAAAATCCGTAATAAAAGTTGATGATGCCCTCCTTGACAAATATATAGGAAATTATAAAATTGAGGACAATCTTGGAAGCATATCCATAACACATGATAATGGACACCTATATTGTGAACAAAACAATAGCGGACAAAAATATGAACTCTTTGCCCAATCACAAAATAAATTTTTTCTGAGAGTATCTGATGTTCAAATAAATTTTAATATAAATGACAAAAATCAGGTTACAGGAATCTTCTTATATGAGTCAGGTCAAAAAATAAATGCAGAGAAAATCAATAGACAGTTTTGA
- a CDS encoding cupin domain-containing protein, which translates to MNTLIKNIPFSKILTLKELISYQEGQVVSRTIAQTPSVNISLFSLDKGEGISTHVTSGDAMVQILDGVAEITIDNNTFTVKAGEAIIMPSNIPHALEAGERFKMLLTIIR; encoded by the coding sequence ATGAATACTTTAATTAAAAATATACCATTTTCAAAAATACTTACTTTAAAAGAACTAATATCCTATCAAGAAGGTCAAGTTGTAAGCAGAACTATTGCACAGACACCTTCTGTGAATATTTCCCTATTCTCACTGGATAAAGGTGAAGGAATAAGCACTCACGTAACTTCTGGAGATGCTATGGTTCAAATATTAGATGGAGTAGCAGAAATTACAATAGATAATAATACTTTTACTGTCAAAGCAGGTGAAGCCATAATAATGCCTTCTAATATTCCTCATGCACTTGAAGCTGGAGAAAGATTCAAAATGCTTTTAACAATTATCAGATAA